In Streptococcus sp. SN-1, a single genomic region encodes these proteins:
- a CDS encoding ABC transporter ATP-binding protein: protein MASLLTLENIHKTFEAGTVNENHVLKGSDLEVEEGDFISVIGGNGAGKSTLMNILAGNLSVDEGDLLLAGKSIKNLSVRKRAKDIARVFQDPKMGTASRLTIEENMAIALRRGQKRGLGWGVKEKDRIQFQEALKELNIGLENRLKVDTQYLSGGQRQALTLVMAALVKPKLLLLDEHTAALDPKTSQMVMDLTQKIVEHHQLTTLMITHDMNHAIEYGNRLIMLYQGKIVVDVKGEEKKHLTVEDLMHLFHKNSGQSLVSDELVLG, encoded by the coding sequence ATGGCAAGTTTATTAACACTTGAAAATATTCACAAGACATTTGAAGCAGGGACGGTCAATGAGAACCATGTCCTCAAAGGATCAGATTTAGAAGTTGAAGAGGGAGATTTTATCTCTGTGATTGGTGGAAATGGAGCAGGGAAATCCACTTTGATGAATATCTTGGCTGGCAATCTATCGGTGGACGAAGGGGACCTTTTATTGGCAGGCAAATCCATTAAAAATCTGAGTGTAAGAAAGAGAGCCAAGGATATCGCTCGTGTTTTTCAAGATCCTAAGATGGGAACAGCTTCTCGTTTGACGATTGAGGAGAATATGGCTATTGCCTTGAGACGCGGGCAGAAGAGAGGGCTTGGTTGGGGAGTGAAGGAGAAGGATAGAATCCAGTTCCAAGAGGCCTTGAAGGAGTTGAATATTGGTCTTGAAAACCGCTTGAAAGTGGATACTCAATATCTCTCAGGAGGACAAAGACAGGCCTTGACCCTAGTCATGGCAGCTCTGGTGAAACCCAAACTTTTGCTTTTGGATGAACATACTGCGGCACTTGACCCGAAAACGAGTCAAATGGTGATGGACTTGACGCAAAAGATTGTGGAACACCATCAGTTGACAACCTTGATGATTACCCATGATATGAACCATGCAATTGAGTACGGAAATCGTCTCATTATGCTCTATCAAGGCAAGATAGTGGTAGATGTCAAGGGAGAGGAGAAAAAGCATCTGACGGTTGAAGATCTTATGCATCTCTTCCATAAAAATAGTGGCCAAAGTCTAGTCAGTGATGAATTGGTTTTGGGATAA
- a CDS encoding ABC transporter permease, which translates to MNFVLSSLSEGLLWSIMAIGVYLTFRILDIADMTAEGAFPLGAAVVVSQIQAGTNPWIATLLALLAGMVAGLVSGMLHTKMKIPALLTGIVTLTGLYSINIKIMGSVPNLSLGDSSTVFKQLASLGLTTEEAVFTLSLVCLLLVCLVLTLLMKTEIGLVLRSTGDNIPMSEANGVNVDTMKIVGYMISNGLIALCGSLFAQNDGFSDVTSGTGTIVVGLSAVIIAEVLIHDLTIGGRLLSIGIGAIVYRLIILNIYEIPNLDQNLVRLFNAILLALVLFAPELQKRLKIRGLKLRNE; encoded by the coding sequence ATGAATTTTGTATTATCTAGTTTATCAGAAGGTTTGCTATGGTCGATTATGGCTATTGGGGTCTACTTGACTTTCCGTATTTTGGATATTGCGGATATGACTGCTGAAGGAGCCTTTCCACTGGGGGCGGCTGTCGTCGTATCTCAGATACAGGCAGGGACAAATCCTTGGATTGCGACTTTACTTGCTTTGCTGGCAGGTATGGTAGCAGGTCTTGTATCAGGAATGCTCCACACCAAGATGAAAATCCCAGCTCTCTTGACAGGGATTGTGACCTTGACAGGGCTTTATTCCATCAATATTAAAATCATGGGAAGTGTGCCCAATCTTTCCTTGGGAGATTCTTCAACTGTCTTTAAACAGTTGGCTAGCTTGGGACTGACAACTGAAGAAGCTGTTTTCACGCTCAGCTTGGTTTGTCTCTTACTTGTTTGTTTGGTCTTGACTCTTTTGATGAAAACAGAGATTGGCTTGGTCTTGCGTTCGACTGGTGACAATATTCCGATGAGTGAGGCCAATGGGGTCAATGTAGACACCATGAAGATTGTTGGTTACATGATTTCAAACGGCTTGATTGCCCTATGTGGTTCCTTGTTTGCCCAAAATGATGGATTTTCAGATGTGACTTCTGGGACAGGAACCATTGTTGTTGGTTTGAGTGCAGTGATTATTGCGGAAGTCTTGATTCACGACTTGACCATTGGAGGCCGCTTGTTATCCATCGGAATCGGTGCTATTGTTTACCGTTTGATTATTTTAAATATCTATGAAATTCCAAATCTAGATCAAAACCTGGTTCGTCTCTTTAATGCAATCTTGCTTGCCTTGGTTTTATTTGCACCAGAATTGCAAAAGAGATTAAAAATTCGTGGTTTGAAACTGAGAAATGAATAG
- a CDS encoding ABC transporter substrate-binding protein translates to MKVVRKLLAPLLVVGILLTSLISLHQLKADKKKDVFRIGISQFITHQSLDATREGFVDELAKQGYVEGKNIEIDLQNAQGEQRNLKTISQQLAESSDVVLAIATPSAQSLANTTQTTPVIFSAVTDPVSAKLVESREHPGGNVTGTSDQSSDAISTQINLIKKVLPKAKTIGILYTQSEPNSVVQKDEAKRLLEEKGFTVVEKTILDSNNVKAAAESLMAEVDMVFVPTDNIISSTMETVKQVSIKHKVPVFGGSTEMIAVGGLYNYGTNYEELGRQTARMLIRVLKGEKPENIAVELPEKLELHTNQEMADALGIDISKLEGKE, encoded by the coding sequence ATGAAAGTTGTTCGAAAATTACTAGCCCCCCTCTTGGTAGTGGGGATTCTCTTGACCTCTCTGATTAGTTTGCATCAGTTGAAGGCAGATAAGAAAAAAGATGTGTTTCGTATCGGTATTTCGCAATTTATTACTCACCAGTCTCTAGACGCTACTAGAGAAGGGTTTGTAGATGAACTAGCTAAACAAGGCTATGTTGAAGGGAAAAATATTGAGATTGATTTGCAAAATGCACAGGGAGAACAACGAAATCTAAAAACGATTTCCCAGCAACTAGCAGAATCTAGTGATGTCGTTCTAGCCATCGCAACGCCTTCTGCTCAGAGCTTGGCCAATACAACACAAACGACACCGGTTATCTTTTCAGCTGTAACAGACCCTGTTAGTGCTAAATTGGTTGAGTCAAGAGAGCATCCTGGGGGCAATGTAACTGGGACAAGTGACCAGTCATCAGATGCCATTTCAACCCAAATCAATTTGATAAAGAAAGTGTTGCCAAAAGCTAAAACGATTGGAATCCTCTATACTCAGAGCGAGCCAAATTCAGTTGTCCAAAAGGATGAAGCTAAGCGCCTTTTGGAAGAAAAAGGATTTACCGTTGTTGAAAAAACAATCTTGGACAGTAATAACGTCAAGGCGGCAGCAGAAAGCTTGATGGCAGAGGTGGATATGGTTTTTGTCCCAACGGATAATATCATTTCATCAACCATGGAAACAGTCAAGCAGGTTTCTATTAAACACAAGGTTCCAGTATTTGGTGGTTCAACAGAAATGATTGCGGTTGGTGGCTTGTATAACTACGGAACCAATTATGAAGAATTGGGACGTCAGACAGCACGCATGTTGATTCGTGTTTTAAAAGGTGAGAAGCCAGAAAATATAGCAGTTGAGTTGCCTGAAAAACTGGAATTGCATACCAATCAAGAAATGGCAGATGCACTAGGAATTGATATTAGTAAGTTAGAAGGCAAGGAATAA
- a CDS encoding ATP-binding cassette domain-containing protein, translating to MSEKLVEIKDLEISFGEGSKKFVAVKNANFFINKGETFSLVGESGSGKTTIGRAIIGLNDTSNGDIIFDGQKINGKKSREQAAELIRRIQMIFQDPAASLNERATVDYIISEGLYNHRLFKDEEERKEKVQNIIREVGLLAEHLTRYPHEFSGGQRQRIGIARALVMQPDFVIADEPISALDVSVRAQVLNLLKKFQKELGLTYLFIAHDLSVVRFISDRIAVIYKGVIVEVAETEELFNNPIHPYTQALLSAVPIPDPILERKKVLKVYDPSQHDYETDKPSMVEIRPGHYVWANQAELARYQQGLN from the coding sequence ATGTCTGAAAAATTAGTAGAAATCAAAGATTTAGAAATTTCCTTCGGTGAAGGAAGTAAGAAGTTTGTCGCGGTTAAAAATGCTAACTTCTTTATCAATAAGGGAGAAACGTTCTCGCTTGTAGGTGAGTCAGGTAGTGGGAAAACAACTATTGGTCGTGCCATTATTGGTCTAAATGATACAAGTAATGGTGATATCATTTTTGATGGTCAAAAGATTAATGGTAAGAAATCGCGTGAACAAGCTGCGGAATTGATTCGTCGTATCCAGATGATTTTCCAAGACCCTGCTGCAAGTTTGAATGAACGTGCGACTGTTGATTATATTATTTCTGAAGGTCTTTACAATCACCGTTTATTTAAGGATGAGGAAGAACGTAAAGAGAAAGTTCAAAATATTATCCGTGAAGTAGGTCTTCTTGCTGAGCACTTGACTCGTTACCCTCATGAATTCTCAGGTGGTCAACGTCAACGTATCGGTATTGCCCGCGCCTTGGTGATGCAACCAGACTTTGTTATTGCGGATGAGCCCATTTCAGCCTTGGACGTTTCTGTGCGTGCCCAAGTCTTAAACTTGCTCAAAAAATTCCAAAAAGAGCTCGGTTTGACCTATCTCTTCATTGCCCATGACTTGTCGGTCGTTCGCTTTATTTCAGATCGTATCGCAGTTATTTACAAGGGTGTTATTGTAGAGGTTGCTGAAACAGAAGAATTGTTTAACAATCCAATTCACCCATATACTCAAGCCTTGCTTTCAGCGGTACCAATTCCAGATCCAATCTTGGAACGTAAGAAGGTATTGAAGGTTTACGACCCAAGTCAACACGACTATGAGACTGATAAGCCATCCATGGTAGAAATCCGTCCAGGTCATTATGTTTGGGCTAACCAAGCCGAATTGGCGCGTTACCAACAAGGGTTAAACTAA
- a CDS encoding ABC transporter ATP-binding protein, which produces MTKEKNVILTARDIVVEFDVRDKVLTAIRGVSLELVEGEVLALVGESGSGKSVLTKTFTGMLEENGRIAQGSIDYRGQDLTALSSHKDWEQIRGAKIATIFQDPMTSLDPIKTIGSQITEVIVKHQGKTAKEAKELAIDYMNKVGIPDADRRFDEYPFQYSGGMRQRIVIAIALACRPDVLICDEPTTALDVTIQAQIIDLLKSLQNEYHFTTIFITHDLGVVASIADKVAVMYAGEIVEYGTVEEVFYDPRHPYTWSLLSSLPQLADDKGDLYSIPGTPPSLYTDLKGDAFALRSDYAMQIDFEQKAPQFSVSETHWAKTWLLHEDAPKVEKPAVIANLHDKIREKMGFAHLAD; this is translated from the coding sequence ATGACAAAAGAAAAAAATGTAATTTTGACTGCTCGCGATATTGTCGTGGAATTTGACGTTCGTGACAAAGTATTGACAGCCATTCGCGGCGTTTCCCTTGAACTAGTTGAAGGAGAAGTATTAGCCTTGGTAGGTGAGTCAGGATCAGGAAAATCTGTTTTGACAAAGACTTTCACAGGTATGCTTGAAGAAAATGGTCGTATTGCTCAAGGAAGTATTGACTACCGTGGTCAGGATTTGACAGCTTTATCTTCTCACAAAGATTGGGAACAAATTCGTGGTGCTAAGATTGCGACGATCTTCCAAGACCCGATGACTAGTTTGGACCCAATTAAAACAATTGGTAGTCAGATTACAGAAGTTATTGTAAAACACCAAGGAAAAACAGCTAAAGAAGCAAAAGAATTGGCCATTGACTACATGAATAAGGTTGGGATTCCAGATGCAGATAGACGTTTTGATGAATACCCCTTCCAATATTCTGGAGGAATGCGTCAACGTATCGTTATTGCTATTGCCCTTGCCTGCCGACCTGATGTCTTGATTTGTGACGAGCCAACGACTGCCTTGGATGTAACCATCCAAGCACAGATTATTGATTTGCTAAAATCTTTACAAAACGAGTACCATTTCACAACAATCTTTATCACCCATGACCTTGGTGTGGTAGCAAGTATTGCGGATAAGGTAGCAGTGATGTATGCAGGAGAAATCGTTGAGTATGGAACTGTTGAGGAAGTCTTCTATGACCCTCGCCATCCATATACATGGAGTCTCTTGTCTAGCTTGCCTCAGCTTGCTGATGATAAAGGGGATCTTTACTCAATCCCAGGAACACCTCCGTCACTTTATACTGACCTGAAAGGGGATGCTTTTGCCTTGCGTTCTGACTATGCAATGCAGATTGACTTCGAACAAAAAGCCCCTCAATTCTCAGTATCAGAGACGCATTGGGCTAAAACTTGGCTTCTTCATGAGGATGCTCCAAAAGTAGAAAAACCAGCTGTGATTGCAAATCTCCACGATAAGATCCGTGAAAAAATGGGATTTGCCCATCTGGCAGACTAG
- the oppC gene encoding oligopeptide ABC transporter permease OppC has product MSTIDKEKFQFVKRDDFASEAIDAPAYSYWGSVFRQFMKKKSTVVMLGILVAIILMSFIYPMFSKFDFNDVSKVNDFSARYIKPNAEHWFGTDSNGKSLFDGVWFGARNSILISVIATVINLVIGVFVGGIWGISKSVDRVMMEVYNVISNIPSLLIVIVLTYSIGAGFWNLIFAMSVTTWIGIAFMIRVQILRYRDLEYNLASRTLGTPTLKIVAKNIMPQLVSVIVTTMTQMLPSFISYEAFLSFFGLGLPITVPSLGRLISDYSQNVTTNAYLFWIPLTTLVLVSLSLFVVGQNLADASDPRTHR; this is encoded by the coding sequence ATGTCTACAATCGATAAAGAAAAATTTCAGTTTGTAAAACGTGACGATTTTGCCTCTGAAGCCATTGATGCGCCAGCATATTCTTACTGGGGTTCAGTGTTTAGACAATTTATGAAGAAAAAATCAACTGTAGTTATGTTGGGAATCTTGGTAGCTATCATTTTGATGAGTTTCATTTACCCAATGTTTTCTAAGTTTGATTTCAATGATGTCAGCAAGGTAAACGACTTTAGTGCTCGTTATATCAAGCCAAATGCTGAGCATTGGTTCGGTACAGACAGTAATGGTAAATCTCTCTTTGACGGTGTCTGGTTCGGAGCTCGTAACTCTATCCTCATTTCTGTGATTGCGACAGTGATTAACTTAGTTATCGGTGTCTTTGTCGGTGGTATTTGGGGAATTTCAAAATCAGTAGACCGTGTGATGATGGAAGTTTACAACGTCATCTCAAATATCCCATCTCTTTTGATTGTCATTGTCTTGACTTACTCAATCGGAGCTGGATTCTGGAATCTGATTTTTGCCATGAGTGTAACAACATGGATTGGGATTGCCTTCATGATCCGTGTGCAAATCTTGCGTTATCGTGACTTGGAATACAACTTGGCGTCACGTACTTTGGGAACGCCAACATTGAAGATTGTTGCCAAAAATATCATGCCTCAATTGGTATCTGTTATTGTGACAACGATGACTCAAATGCTTCCAAGCTTTATCTCATACGAAGCTTTCTTGTCTTTCTTCGGTCTTGGATTACCGATTACAGTGCCAAGTTTGGGTCGTTTGATTTCAGATTATTCACAAAACGTAACAACCAATGCTTACTTGTTCTGGATTCCATTGACAACTCTTGTCTTGGTATCCTTGTCCCTTTTCGTAGTTGGTCAAAACTTAGCGGATGCTAGTGATCCACGTACACATAGATAG
- a CDS encoding ABC transporter permease, producing MKKYIFMRVLRSLVSIFLVTTLTYTIIYTMVPRKLIFKQDTNYNKIATTADKRDNYENTVYERMGYIEYYDTKELQEKASQMDASVTVEANDTNKAIYEKYIKQIGHGWTLGEFTESGQFYATREIPIFERVFHFYANLIDIDHTNKIQDPENPDLKRYLRFENDPAIGWSLVGSGTKHKYLLYFNSQFPFVHQNFVNINLGDSYPTYANSPVLQVITQGQGQTKTSQVQFPTGKKTSSVNIYSRTYKSPSQADSREVANYGKDDPYTATESNYQYPSMIASSAVVGLIGLVISYAIAVPLGSAMARFKNTWIDSFSTGALTFLMALPTIALVYIVRLAGSSIGLPDSFPILGAGDWRSYVLPAVILGLLGAPGTAIWIRRYMIDLQSQDFVRFARAKGLSEKEISNKHIFKNAMVPLVSGIPGAVIGVIGGATLTETVFAFPGMGKMLIDSVKASNNSMVVGLVFIFTCISIFSLLLGDIWMTIIDPRIKLTEKGGK from the coding sequence ATGAAAAAATATATTTTTATGCGTGTTTTGCGGTCATTGGTTTCTATCTTCTTAGTAACAACCTTGACTTACACGATTATCTATACAATGGTTCCTCGAAAATTGATTTTCAAACAGGATACCAACTATAACAAGATTGCGACAACGGCTGATAAACGTGATAACTATGAAAATACAGTTTATGAGCGTATGGGCTATATCGAGTACTACGATACCAAAGAGTTGCAAGAAAAAGCTAGCCAGATGGATGCTTCTGTAACAGTTGAAGCTAATGACACCAACAAGGCTATCTATGAAAAATACATCAAACAAATCGGTCATGGTTGGACCTTGGGAGAATTTACTGAAAGTGGCCAATTCTACGCTACTCGTGAAATCCCAATTTTTGAACGTGTTTTTCACTTCTATGCTAACTTGATTGACATTGATCATACAAATAAAATTCAAGACCCTGAAAATCCAGACTTGAAACGTTACCTTCGTTTTGAAAATGATCCAGCTATCGGATGGTCCTTGGTTGGTTCAGGAACTAAACACAAATATCTCTTGTACTTCAACAGTCAGTTCCCATTTGTGCATCAAAACTTTGTGAACATTAATTTAGGTGACTCTTATCCAACCTATGCTAATAGTCCTGTTTTACAGGTTATTACTCAAGGACAAGGGCAAACAAAAACATCTCAAGTTCAGTTCCCAACAGGTAAGAAGACTTCTTCTGTAAATATTTACTCAAGAACCTATAAATCACCTAGTCAGGCTGATTCTCGTGAAGTAGCCAACTACGGAAAAGATGACCCATATACTGCAACTGAAAGCAACTACCAATATCCTTCTATGATTGCCAGCTCTGCTGTCGTTGGATTGATCGGTTTGGTGATTTCTTATGCGATTGCTGTGCCACTTGGTTCAGCTATGGCTCGCTTCAAGAACACTTGGATTGATAGCTTCTCAACAGGGGCTTTGACCTTCTTGATGGCTCTTCCAACAATTGCCTTGGTTTATATCGTTCGTTTGGCTGGTTCTTCAATCGGCTTGCCAGATTCATTCCCTATCTTGGGTGCTGGAGATTGGCGTTCGTATGTTTTACCAGCAGTTATCCTTGGTTTGTTGGGTGCTCCTGGTACAGCCATTTGGATTCGTCGTTATATGATTGACTTACAATCACAAGACTTTGTACGTTTTGCTCGTGCCAAAGGTTTGTCTGAAAAAGAAATTTCAAATAAACACATCTTTAAAAATGCTATGGTTCCGCTTGTTTCAGGAATTCCTGGTGCTGTTATCGGGGTTATCGGTGGTGCAACCCTTACTGAAACAGTCTTCGCCTTCCCAGGTATGGGTAAAATGTTGATTGACTCTGTAAAAGCATCTAATAACTCTATGGTCGTAGGTCTTGTCTTCATCTTTACATGTATTTCTATCTTCTCACTTCTTTTGGGAGATATTTGGATGACGATTATTGACCCACGTATTAAATTGACTGAGAAAGGAGGCAAATAA
- a CDS encoding peptide ABC transporter substrate-binding protein, with the protein MKKSQVLAVAGATLLASGVLAACSNTSSNNAKLAKDYQYVYQTDPETLDYIVSNIDSTSFVTTNAVDGLLANDKYGNLVPSIAESWTVSKDGLTYTYKIRKDAKWVTAEGEEYAPVTAKDFVTGLKHAVDGKSKGLSIVSSSIKGLEAYIKGETSDFSTVGVKALDDQTLEYTLNQPETFWNDKTTSGVLMPVNEEFLTSKGEGFGAPTDANSILYNGPFVLKAVTPKSSIEMAKNDAYWDKENVKIENVKFTFWDGKDQDVIAKGFADGQYSKARIFPTSSTYEKYAADFKDNIYFNEPGAGVATVSLNYGRTTYNHTAKTSDAQKTSTQKALLNKEFRQALNFAVDRASYSAQTNGTDGAAVAIRNTFAPYNLQVGKKTFGELVQDSLAKTNSSTWSNVSLADSQNGLYNEEKAKEVFAKAKSSLQAEGVEFPIHLDALVIQESTAVVNRVQSLKQSIEKVLGSDNVVVDLQQMTQAEALPISFSAPTAKEQDWDIHTLLGWNPDYQDPSTFLDQFVIKGGSTRLYLGIDQNTDASVVSKLGLADYGKLLDDANSENQDVQKRYEKYAVAQAWLTDNALTIPVMASPKETAVSYVSKVLPFSSSYSVAGLKGENSGYLKYTEVGEKAITKEEYEKAREKWLKEKTESNEKAQKELASHVK; encoded by the coding sequence ATGAAAAAAAGTCAAGTGCTTGCTGTAGCGGGAGCTACCTTATTAGCGTCAGGAGTTCTAGCTGCGTGTTCAAACACTAGTTCAAATAATGCTAAACTAGCAAAAGATTACCAATATGTTTATCAAACAGATCCAGAAACCTTGGATTATATCGTCAGCAATATCGATTCAACATCTTTCGTCACAACAAATGCTGTAGATGGTTTGTTGGCTAACGATAAATATGGTAATCTGGTTCCTTCTATTGCTGAATCATGGACAGTTTCAAAAGATGGTTTGACTTATACCTATAAAATCCGTAAGGATGCTAAATGGGTAACTGCAGAGGGAGAAGAGTACGCTCCTGTCACTGCTAAAGACTTCGTTACTGGTTTGAAACATGCTGTAGATGGAAAATCAAAAGGACTTTCAATCGTTAGCTCTTCTATTAAAGGATTAGAAGCCTATATCAAGGGTGAAACAAGCGATTTTTCAACCGTTGGAGTAAAAGCGCTTGATGATCAAACATTAGAATATACCTTGAACCAGCCAGAAACTTTCTGGAATGACAAGACAACTAGTGGTGTTTTGATGCCGGTTAATGAAGAATTCTTAACTTCAAAAGGGGAAGGTTTTGGTGCCCCAACCGATGCTAACTCTATTCTTTATAACGGTCCATTTGTCTTGAAGGCTGTAACTCCTAAATCATCTATCGAGATGGCTAAAAATGACGCTTATTGGGACAAAGAAAATGTAAAAATTGAGAACGTTAAGTTCACTTTCTGGGATGGTAAGGACCAAGATGTGATTGCTAAAGGTTTTGCTGATGGTCAATATAGCAAGGCTCGTATCTTCCCTACAAGTTCTACATATGAAAAATATGCAGCTGACTTTAAAGATAACATTTACTTTAATGAACCAGGTGCGGGTGTTGCAACTGTCAGCTTGAACTATGGCCGTACAACCTATAACCACACTGCCAAAACAAGTGATGCCCAAAAGACATCTACTCAGAAAGCATTGCTAAATAAGGAATTCCGTCAAGCCTTGAACTTTGCAGTGGACCGTGCTTCTTATTCAGCTCAAACAAATGGTACTGATGGAGCTGCAGTAGCTATCCGTAATACGTTTGCACCATATAATCTTCAAGTTGGTAAGAAAACATTTGGTGAATTGGTACAAGATAGCTTGGCTAAGACAAATTCTTCTACTTGGTCAAACGTGTCTCTAGCAGATTCTCAAAATGGACTTTACAATGAAGAAAAAGCTAAAGAAGTCTTTGCTAAAGCTAAATCAAGCTTGCAAGCTGAAGGTGTTGAATTCCCAATCCACTTGGATGCCTTGGTTATCCAAGAATCAACAGCGGTTGTAAACCGTGTTCAATCATTGAAACAATCAATTGAAAAAGTATTGGGTTCAGATAATGTTGTTGTAGACTTACAACAAATGACTCAAGCAGAAGCTTTACCAATTTCATTTAGCGCTCCAACAGCTAAAGAACAAGACTGGGATATCCATACCTTGCTAGGATGGAACCCTGACTATCAAGATCCTTCTACTTTCTTGGATCAATTCGTCATTAAGGGAGGAAGCACTCGCCTTTACCTTGGTATTGACCAAAACACAGATGCATCAGTAGTAAGCAAACTTGGTTTAGCTGACTATGGAAAATTACTTGATGACGCAAACAGCGAAAACCAAGATGTTCAAAAACGTTATGAAAAATATGCGGTGGCACAAGCTTGGTTGACTGACAATGCTTTGACAATTCCAGTAATGGCTTCTCCTAAAGAAACAGCCGTTTCATATGTTTCAAAAGTTCTACCATTTAGCTCTTCATATTCAGTGGCCGGCCTTAAAGGTGAAAATTCAGGATACTTGAAGTACACTGAAGTTGGTGAAAAAGCAATTACCAAAGAAGAGTATGAAAAAGCTCGTGAAAAATGGTTGAAAGAAAAGACTGAGTCAAACGAGAAAGCTCAAAAAGAATTGGCAAGTCATGTGAAGTAA